One Candidatus Zixiibacteriota bacterium genomic window carries:
- the mutL gene encoding DNA mismatch repair endonuclease MutL, with amino-acid sequence MKLPQDNNRHKAWIRPLPDRVVNKIAAGEVVERPAAVLKELVENAIDAGSDRIDILVEGAGIKLIRIVDNGCGIAEEQIEIAFSRHATSKIAVFNDLNNLDTYGFRGEALPSIASVSRMRMVSRPHDAASGVEIIFEGGVLQSVQPIPAAPGTTVEVENLFFNTPARRKFLKSEATEARYLSRAATALAIGRADIGFSYSSNGRKLFAVPPKQSLVERVTDVLGKKRDFVPVEGKDESASVLGCVGLPDAAQHNRNGQFIFVNGRYVQSPTLSHAFVAGYGELLSKGLFPVGALLITVDPTEVDVNVHPGKTEVRLAHEREIHHIVRLLVAEGLRRDGIIPAFSQSQPRPSPRAVRNGGTTTASDSNQAVIPGVYECQPVDPGTLSELYRPLEAASNSSDDSPMGSPPMGSPPMGVNRETGEVFEKAEPQAGTSQDKRIENPPIGPQSSFRYVGRFADLYLLIQTGDDLFIVDQHTAHERVLYEEMLEKIEKRAVDGQNLLFPVQVDLTAEQLAVFEESQEMLDRSGFVVSPFGGRMVNIEAVPTVLSSKSPEKVLLAIIDDLASLRKAGQDLLKAMAQSIACRSAVMSGDRLNDKEAEHLLRALMQCREPYSCPHGRPTLVRISKEDINRQFGRG; translated from the coding sequence GTGAAGCTTCCACAAGATAACAATCGACACAAGGCATGGATAAGGCCACTGCCCGATCGGGTAGTCAACAAAATCGCGGCTGGAGAAGTCGTCGAGAGACCCGCCGCTGTGTTGAAGGAACTGGTAGAGAACGCTATCGACGCCGGTTCGGATCGAATCGACATTCTCGTCGAAGGTGCAGGAATAAAGCTCATCCGGATCGTTGACAATGGTTGCGGGATTGCCGAGGAGCAGATTGAGATTGCCTTCTCGCGCCATGCGACTTCCAAGATAGCTGTTTTTAACGATCTCAATAATCTTGATACTTATGGCTTTCGCGGTGAGGCTCTGCCTTCGATTGCGTCAGTGTCGCGGATGCGGATGGTGTCCCGACCGCATGATGCCGCTTCAGGTGTGGAGATTATTTTTGAGGGAGGGGTGTTGCAGTCGGTGCAGCCGATCCCGGCTGCTCCGGGCACAACGGTTGAGGTCGAGAATCTGTTTTTCAACACTCCCGCCCGGCGCAAGTTTCTCAAATCCGAAGCTACTGAAGCGCGATATCTCTCCCGGGCGGCCACCGCCCTGGCCATCGGACGGGCGGACATTGGGTTTTCATATTCCAGCAATGGCCGTAAGCTCTTTGCAGTACCGCCCAAGCAATCGCTCGTCGAGCGCGTTACGGATGTGCTGGGTAAGAAACGAGATTTCGTCCCTGTCGAGGGAAAGGATGAGTCTGCATCTGTTCTGGGGTGTGTTGGTTTACCCGACGCGGCGCAGCATAATCGCAATGGCCAGTTTATCTTTGTCAATGGCCGGTATGTTCAATCACCGACACTGTCCCATGCGTTTGTTGCGGGTTACGGGGAATTGCTGTCAAAAGGATTGTTCCCGGTTGGGGCGCTGTTGATTACTGTCGACCCGACCGAAGTTGATGTCAATGTCCACCCTGGAAAAACCGAGGTGCGTCTGGCGCACGAGAGAGAAATACATCATATTGTTCGCCTGCTCGTGGCCGAGGGTTTGCGCCGGGATGGAATTATTCCGGCTTTCAGTCAATCGCAGCCGCGACCCTCACCGAGGGCTGTTCGCAATGGTGGAACGACCACTGCATCGGACTCAAACCAGGCTGTGATTCCGGGTGTGTATGAGTGCCAACCAGTTGATCCCGGTACACTTTCTGAGTTGTATCGTCCGCTTGAGGCCGCATCGAATTCGTCAGATGATTCCCCGATGGGAAGCCCCCCGATGGGAAGCCCCCCGATGGGGGTCAATCGCGAGACGGGCGAGGTGTTTGAGAAGGCTGAGCCTCAGGCAGGCACTTCTCAGGATAAGAGAATCGAGAATCCACCTATTGGACCGCAATCGTCTTTCCGTTATGTGGGACGGTTTGCTGACCTGTATCTGTTGATCCAGACCGGTGACGACCTCTTTATTGTTGATCAGCACACCGCCCACGAGCGCGTGCTCTATGAAGAGATGCTTGAGAAAATTGAGAAGCGTGCGGTCGATGGGCAGAACCTCTTATTCCCGGTTCAGGTTGATTTGACCGCCGAACAACTGGCCGTGTTTGAAGAATCCCAGGAAATGCTCGACCGGTCGGGTTTTGTGGTCTCACCGTTCGGAGGGAGAATGGTGAACATTGAGGCCGTGCCGACAGTGCTGTCGTCTAAGTCTCCTGAGAAGGTACTGCTGGCGATTATTGATGACCTGGCTTCGCTCCGCAAAGCAGGACAGGATCTGTTGAAGGCGATGGCACAATCTATTGCCTGTCGGTCGGCAGTGATGTCGGGTGATCGACTCAATGACAAAGAGGCCGAGCATTTGCTGAGGGCTCTGATGCAATGCCGGGAGCCATACTCCTGCCCGCACGGACGGCCCACGCTGGTGAGGATAAGCAAGGAAGATATCAATCGGCAGTTCGGTCGTGGGTAA